Proteins from a single region of Synchiropus splendidus isolate RoL2022-P1 chromosome 3, RoL_Sspl_1.0, whole genome shotgun sequence:
- the LOC128756032 gene encoding uncharacterized protein LOC128756032 has translation MLRFFMLFFLLLNAYSSVIIRNSGDNVTLECFHSSRDSKVSWYKQVLGQTPQLICSIYGISKTFFNDFENEERFSCYSSEGVEYLRISNLQPRDAAMYYCGGTSISITRFQSGNVLLVQASNSRPTSVLQHQSVSVSPGDSVQLNCTVTPGGRVGDLNFYWFWKNMHDSRPGVIIFTNANTSHRCDRKSQSCVSNLWRGNVQDSDAGNYYCAVASGGEIVFGAGTKLLVEGSSDQRLWLVSLSAALLVSITINILTCALCGFSRTKHARGHKQVERVCDVAEDQEEDVQYVAIDLSRRHSTRVSSREEKTLYSRVRIHSQPDRDATC, from the exons ATGCTTCGTTTCTTCATGctgttctttcttctcctcaacGCAT ATTCGTCTGTGATCATCAGAAACTCTGGAGACAACGTGACCTTAGAATGTTTCCATTCATCGAGAGACTCAAAGGTGTCTTGGTATAAGCAGGTCTTGGGCCAGACACCACAACTTATTTGTTCAATCTACGGCATATCCAAAACTTTCTTCAACGACTTCGAAAATGAGGAAAGATTTTCATGTTATTCTTCAGAAGGTGTTGAGTATCTGAGGATATCCAACCTGCAGCCGCGGGATGCCGCCATGTACTACTGTGGAGGAACCAGCATCAGCATCACGCGCTTCCAGAGTGGAAATGTCTTGCTTGTGCAAG cctcaAATTCCAGGCCGACGTCTGTTCTTCAGCATCAGTCTGTTTCGGTGTCTCCTGGTGACTCTGTGCAGCTCAACTGCACCGTCACTCCTGGAGGCAGAGTGGGAGACTTGAACTTCTATTGGTTCTGGAAGAACATGCACGACTCCCGACCTGGAGTAATAATATTCACCAACGCAAACACAAGCCATCGGTGTGACAGAAAGTCCCAGAGTTGTGTCAGCAATTTGTGGAGGGGCAACGTTCAGGATTCTGACGCTGGGAACTACTACTGTGCCGTGGCCTCCGGTGGAGAGATTGTGTTCGGAGCAGGGACAAAGCTACTTGTGGAAG GAAGTTCTGACCAGAGACTGTGGCTGGTGTCCCTCTCTGCTGCGCTGCTGGTGTCCATTACCATCAACATTCTGACCTGTGCTCTCTGTGGATTCAGCAGGACGAAACACGCTCGAG GCCACAAGCAGGTTGAACGTGTCTGTGACGTAGCTGAGGATCAG GAAGAAGACGTGCAGTATGTGGCCATCGACCTCAGTAGGAGACACAGCACTAGAGTGTcgagcagagaggagaagacaCTCTACTCCAGAGTGAGAATCCACAGTCAACCTGACAGGGA cgccacctgctga
- the LOC128755944 gene encoding signal-regulatory protein beta-2-like, translating into MICFHVLLLCCWFSAAADFSGISQPVSVRSVGLGDSVTIQCYVEGNLNRVWYRLTPAQALQFVASFSSRFSHMEMSDDIKRRYSVEAVGTKYDLKISPTTWTDVGTYYCGVIQLDLIHFGGGTSLMLKGANMSSHSVVQRPPSLLVKPGDSVTLECSVLHTDLCSPEHTSVMWLKTPKKPPAEIVHRSGRDESHCTNEACLYKFLLKNLSSEDAGTFYCVAAACGQVLLGDGTVLNITNNFNRSGFSFFVITTLIMFLTPLYLIIIMCQDRFSRHTDSKQDATWSRCVYYRK; encoded by the exons ATGATCTGTTTTCAcgttctgctgctctgctgctggt TTTCAGCCGCAGCAGACTTCAGTGGGATTTCACAGCCTGTGTCTGTCCGATCTGTGGGGCTCGGAGACTCTGTCACCATCCAGTGTTACGTTGAGGGAAACCTGAACAGAGTGTGGTACAGACTGACACCAGCCCAGGCGCTGCAGTTCGTGGCCTCTTTCAGTTCCAGATTTTCTCACATGGAAATGTCTGACGACATCAAGCGTCGATATTCAGTTGAAGCTGTTGGGACCAAGTATGATCTGAAGATATCACCAACCACCTGGACAGATGTGGGAACTTACTACTGTGGTGTGATACAGTTAGATCTTATCCATTTTGGAGGAGGAACATCTCTGATGCTGAAAG GTGCAAACATGTCCAGTCACTCTGTGGTGCAGCGTCCTCCGTCTCTGTTGGTGAAGCCGGGAGACTCTGTGACTCTTGAGTGTTCAGTTCTTCACACGGACCTCTGTTCACCAGAACACACCAGCGTCATGTGGCTGAAAACTCCAAAGAAACCTCCTGCAGAGATTGTTCACAGGTCTGGGAGAGATGAGAGTCACTGCACAAATGAGGCATGTCTGTACAAGTTCCTCCTGAAGAACCTGAGCTCTGAAGATGCTGGAACCTTCTACTGTGTAGCTGCTGCATGTGGACAAGTTCTGCTGGGCGACGGGACTGTGCTGAACATCACCAACAATTTCA ACAGATCTGGCTTCTCTTTCTTCGTCATCACGACCCTGATCATGTTCCTCACCCCTTTGTATCTCATCATCATAA TGTGTCAAGACCGTTTTTCACGCCACACAGATTCAaag CAAGACGCAACCTGGAGCCGGTGTGTCTACTACAGGAAGTAA